The sequence below is a genomic window from Ipomoea triloba cultivar NCNSP0323 chromosome 2, ASM357664v1.
TCATGCAATATCCACTGCACATCATTTGCTCATATTAAAACTTATTATGGCGTtagatttaaataaattaaaataaattggcGTGAATAAATTGAAAAGATATATGTTGATAGATGTATTGAAAACGGGTCTAACAATATGTTGATAGATATATTGGAATCGCGTCCGGAACGAACAGACCGGATAAGACAGGTCAAGTCGACCCAAGACAACTTCGGGGCTCAATGCCGACCTCGTAGCCGGCCTTAAAAGTAAGGCCTCAAAGCCGACCTAAGTGGTAAGCCCCCGCCCCCCGGCACCCAGCTAGCCAAGACTTAATCAGACAGTTCTCGCCTACCCATTTTGCACGGAGTGTGTGGAGATTTAgtataaatacattattttgtctATGCCACGTCTTGTAATCTTATTACACAAAACTGCTCATTAGCTTTCctaaactctattttttataatttattcctTCATTTAACTGGTATTAGTTAATTCAGGCCTCCCAAATGAATAAATTCCAGCACTTAATGAGAgggggaaatatatatatatagactcgAGAGGGGGCAATATAATTGACGGATGTCATGAATTTACCTTGAGAAAAAGCGCATTTGCACGAGGAATGGACACGAACATGTCCCCTCCAACGTAATCGAAGTTCTTAGTCCCTTCCAAGCCTCGGATCACATGCGGAAGATCAAACACAGTGCACTTGAGATCCGGGAAAGCGTCAGCAATGGTTCTTGCAACAGTTCCAGTGCCACCAGCAACATCAACAAGTGAATTCAACCCCTCAAACACTCCCTTGCAATACTTAATCACCACATTCATAACTACCCGGGTATCACTGGCCATGGCCTCGTTAAACATGTGGTTAAACATTGGTTGTTGGGCAGCATAGTCCCATAGTGTCATCCCATTAGCCGTATCAAAAGGAGTGGGGTCATCGTTTTGAAACCACTCGCGGGCATGGTTCCATGGTTGTGTTAGAATAGGATCAAGCACGCCTAGCAAGAAGGGCCTCAGACTGAAGGGGTTATCTTTAAGTAGGAGTTTAGAAGGCGGGGCGAGAGCATAACCATCTTCACTCCCCTGGATTTTGGGGTCGAGGAAGAAACCAGAATGAATTAATGTGCGCATAAGACGAGCAAGATGGCCGGCTTTTGCCTTGTTGATTGGGATAGCGTCCACCAATTCAAGGAGGGTCATTGGTCGACCGTGTTTGTGGATGATATCTGGTATGCCTAGCTCAACTGCACATTTCAGGGAAGAAGACTTAATGTAGCTGAAGATGTTGTTCCATATGTGGGTTTGAGAATTTAAAAGCTCAATATCTTCGTCTCCCATGCATGGAAGCTGTGCCATTTTGAGCTTCAATTCGCTAGTGAggctaaataataaaattttgtaggTGTTGGGTGTTCTTGAGTTCAAATACCTTGCATTGATCTATATTTATAgagtaattattttttgaatgaacAGGGAAACGGCCAACTTGTAATTTTATAGTTATCAAAACTTGAATCAAAACTTACTTATAGATGGCCAGTTCAgttccttcaactatcaaattttaaccagctGTGGTCCTTGCAGGAGGACCGTGgctaattaaattttgaaagttggaTTATGGTTGACTAACTTGAAccatggtaacaatttgaaagttgagtGACCAAGGttatcaatttgaaagtttagaattaaatgtgaaaaaattaaatcaatataTTCGAAGGTcccatatgacattaactctacttttaatataattttaaacatataaattttatacattaacATTAAAACTTTGTGGTCACAACCCTCTCATTTAAGTTAGATATATGTCTCATTCACAAAACTTAAGGTTGTTATATGTCTCTCTCTCAAAAAAAAGTTGTTATATGTGTCATTCACAAAActtgtcatatatatattttgaaggtAAAACTTGTCATATATATGCAGCGGTGAGCATAATTTGCTGGCACATTTGGAAATGGAGGAATGCGCATGTTTTAAGAAATGCCAAATCTCATAAAAATCAAAAAGTTGGCTGGATTAGGAAGTACTTTCAAATGTTCATATTGCAATGATGTGAAATCAAATCCTGAAGAGGCATTATGCTGGAGAAAGCCCGACGCTGGACGGGTAGCCGTTAACGTTGGTGGACCACAAAAGGAGCAAGATCGCTAGCTGTGGGGGAGTTCTTAGGGACCACAATGGCGGATGGATTGAAGGCTTTCAGAAGAATATTGGCGAGTGCGGCGTGGATATGGCTGAGGCATAGGCTATTCTTCATGGTCTTGAGAGGGCTTGGAGTAAAGGCTATGACAAGGTGGTTATACCGAGTGATTCGGCCAATTTGGTTCGTTGGATTAACAACCATGATTCCCTTACAAAAGGAGGAGGACCTTTGCCAAATCTAATTCTTGAGTGCAGAAGCTGATTGGAAAGGAGCTGGTCAGTGAGTTGCTGTCATATACTTTGTGAACAAAATCAAGACTGGCTTGCCAAAAATTGCGCGCGACTGTGGTTGGGACTTATCGTTGTTATCTTCTTGCCCGCCAAGAGAGCTTGCGCAAAAAGATTTTGTGACGTACCAATGTACCATTAATCCAACAAATTGAGGCAAAAGATTTgaatggaataaaaaataatttagtttttttttttcaaaataattaagtaattaaaataGATTACACACTCAATCTACCTATGCCTTGCTGATGAATAAAAACATATGATTGGCTTACATTAACCCAATAAAGATCAGCCAGAGATATGctagtaattaattaatccaTAAATAATTGAGaatgccaatatatatataattgagaaTGCCCGAACCACAAGTGGTACTAATTAAGTGAAGGGATGGCATTATTGCAGGATTTGCAGGAGATGGATGAGATTCTTCTTGACCAAACTCACATATGGAACCACATTTTCCACTTCATAAACTCAGCTTCTCTAAAATGTGCAGTTGAGCTAGGCATACCAGACATCATTCACAGCCACGGTCGACCCATCACGCTCCAAGAATTGGTCGACGCCCTCCATATCAACAAGGCGAAAGCCCATCAGCTAGGTCGCCTCATGCGCGTCTTGACTCGTTCCGGCTTCTTTCTAGACGCCAAAATCACGCATGGAAACGGATATGCCCTCGCACGCCCCTCCTTTCTTCTCCTAAAGGACCATCCCTTTAGCCTCGCACCTTTCGTGCTAGGGGCCGTTTGTACCATATTCACGGGTCCATGGCACGGCGTCAGTGAA
It includes:
- the LOC116010694 gene encoding probable O-methyltransferase 3, with protein sequence MAQLPCMGDEDIELLNSQTHIWNNIFSYIKSSSLKCAVELGIPDIIHKHGRPMTLLELVDAIPINKAKAGHLARLMRTLIHSGFFLDPKIQGSEDGYALAPPSKLLLKDNPFSLRPFLLGVLDPILTQPWNHAREWFQNDDPTPFDTANGMTLWDYAAQQPMFNHMFNEAMASDTRVVMNVVIKYCKGVFEGLNSLVDVAGGTGTVARTIADAFPDLKCTVFDLPHVIRGLEGTKNFDYVGGDMFVSIPRANALFLKWILHDWNDVECVEILKKCKESIPNKEKGGKVIIIDMVIDNVRKDEKLFETQICYDTMMLSVMTGKERAMKDWEKLFSNAGFSDYTIIPILGLRSIIEVYP